A window from Micromonospora profundi encodes these proteins:
- the msrB gene encoding peptide-methionine (R)-S-oxide reductase MsrB → MSLDDNELPQTEDEWRVRLTPEEFHVLREAGTERPWTGEYVDTKTQGVYHCRACGLELFSSDTKFDSHCGWPSFDDAIPGRVKEIEDRSLGMARTEIRCARCDSHLGHVFHGEGFTPKDTRHCVNSISVRLEPN, encoded by the coding sequence GTGAGTCTTGACGACAACGAGCTGCCCCAGACCGAGGACGAGTGGCGCGTCCGGTTGACCCCCGAGGAGTTCCACGTCCTGCGGGAGGCCGGCACCGAACGCCCGTGGACCGGCGAGTACGTGGACACGAAGACCCAGGGCGTCTACCACTGCCGCGCCTGCGGGTTGGAACTGTTCTCCAGCGACACGAAGTTCGACTCGCACTGCGGGTGGCCGAGCTTCGACGACGCCATCCCGGGCCGGGTCAAGGAGATCGAGGACCGCAGCCTCGGCATGGCCCGTACGGAGATCCGCTGCGCCCGCTGCGACAGCCACCTCGGGCACGTCTTCCACGGCGAGGGCTTCACCCCGAAGGACACCAGGCACTGCGTCAACTCGATCTCGGTCCGGCTGGAGCCGAACTGA
- a CDS encoding DUF305 domain-containing protein, whose translation MPRVTPLASLVAALLLAAACAGPPASTPPGPAAAPSPAGSSTGDAMSGIDVVFLSTMIGHSERTLQIVRLAGSRLRDNSLRTLAAAIEATEADELAEMRGWLPTAGPGAGTAGHDHAGHGDDDALDRLRAATDADVDRVLREVLADHQRAAADLARAQVGVGRDERVRDLARRIERSRTAEVELLQGYAAQISSAPAGPRSS comes from the coding sequence ATGCCTCGCGTGACCCCGCTGGCGTCCCTGGTCGCCGCGCTGCTGCTCGCCGCCGCCTGCGCCGGGCCGCCCGCGTCGACACCACCCGGGCCTGCGGCTGCCCCGTCCCCGGCGGGATCCTCCACCGGGGACGCCATGAGCGGCATCGACGTCGTCTTCCTGAGCACGATGATCGGGCACAGCGAACGCACCCTGCAGATCGTCAGGCTGGCCGGGAGCCGGTTGCGTGACAACTCGCTGCGTACCCTGGCCGCCGCCATCGAGGCGACCGAGGCCGACGAGTTGGCCGAGATGCGCGGCTGGCTGCCAACCGCCGGGCCGGGCGCCGGCACGGCCGGGCACGACCACGCCGGGCACGGCGACGACGACGCGCTGGACCGGCTGCGGGCCGCCACCGACGCCGACGTCGACCGGGTGCTGCGCGAGGTGCTCGCCGACCACCAGCGGGCGGCGGCCGACCTGGCCCGGGCCCAGGTCGGCGTCGGCCGCGACGAGCGGGTCCGCGACCTGGCCCGGCGCATCGAGCGGTCCCGGACCGCCGAGGTCGAGCTACTCCAGGGGTACGCGGCTCAGATCAGTTCGGCTCCAGCCGGACCGAGATCGAGTTGA
- a CDS encoding lytic polysaccharide monooxygenase, whose amino-acid sequence MRRRITVPLVAAGAVAATLTLAAPAQAHGYVSAPPSRQALCAQGRVPDCGQIKYEPQSVEGPKGLRSCNAGIAQFAVLNDDNRGWPATSVGTSLTFTWFNTARHSTSNWEYWIGNSRVAVVNGNGQQPGATVSHTVNLGGYSGRQKILAVWNISDTANAFYSCIDVQIGGGGGGTTPTPTPTASPTPRPTPTATPTTTPAPGGSWTAGRAYQVGDQVTYGGRTYRCRQAHTAILGWEPPNVPALWQQV is encoded by the coding sequence ATGCGTCGAAGAATCACCGTCCCGCTGGTGGCGGCGGGCGCTGTCGCCGCCACCCTCACCCTCGCCGCGCCCGCCCAGGCGCACGGCTACGTCTCCGCCCCACCGAGCCGGCAGGCGCTCTGCGCGCAGGGCCGGGTGCCCGACTGCGGGCAGATCAAGTACGAGCCGCAGAGCGTGGAGGGCCCCAAGGGCCTGCGTAGCTGCAACGCCGGGATCGCCCAGTTCGCCGTCCTCAACGACGACAACAGGGGCTGGCCGGCCACGTCGGTGGGCACCTCGCTGACCTTCACCTGGTTCAACACCGCCCGCCACTCCACAAGCAACTGGGAGTACTGGATCGGCAACAGCCGGGTCGCCGTGGTCAACGGCAACGGCCAGCAGCCCGGCGCCACCGTCTCGCACACCGTCAACCTCGGCGGATACTCGGGCCGGCAGAAGATCCTCGCGGTGTGGAACATCTCCGACACCGCAAACGCCTTCTACTCCTGCATCGACGTGCAGATCGGCGGCGGGGGAGGCGGCACCACGCCCACCCCCACTCCGACCGCCTCGCCCACGCCACGACCCACCCCCACCGCCACGCCGACGACCACGCCCGCACCGGGTGGCAGTTGGACGGCCGGACGGGCGTACCAGGTCGGCGACCAGGTCACCTACGGCGGCCGCACGTACCGCTGCCGGCAGGCGCACACGGCGATCCTCGGCTGGGAGCCGCCGAACGTACCGGCGCTCTGGCAACAGGTCTGA
- the ligD gene encoding non-homologous end-joining DNA ligase — MGGTKAAVTEVEVAGHSVRLSSPDRVIFPQRGFTKADVFHYYLAVGDGIMRALRDRPTTLQRFPEGIEGEAFFQKRVPTRGVPPWVTTAQITFPSGRSAAELCPVDLAHVAWAAQMGTIVFHPWPVRAADTDSPDELRIDLDPQPGTDFADAARAAGEVRAVLDELGATGWPKTSGGRGVHVYLRIQPRWTFTEVRRATIALAREVERRQPDLITTAWWKEERGSRVFVDYNQMARDRTIACAYSLRATARATVSTPVTWDELPDVDPDDFDLRSVPARLAERGDPHAEIDDSPYDITPLLEWAERDAAAGQGDLPYPPDHPKMPGEPKRVQPSRAKRSPEDDA, encoded by the coding sequence ATGGGTGGCACCAAGGCAGCGGTCACCGAGGTCGAGGTGGCCGGGCACAGCGTACGGCTGAGCAGTCCGGACCGGGTGATCTTCCCGCAGCGGGGTTTCACAAAGGCGGACGTCTTCCACTACTACCTCGCGGTCGGCGACGGCATCATGCGCGCCCTGCGGGACCGGCCCACCACGCTGCAACGCTTCCCCGAGGGCATCGAGGGTGAGGCGTTCTTCCAGAAGCGGGTGCCCACCCGGGGCGTCCCACCGTGGGTGACGACCGCGCAGATCACCTTTCCGAGCGGCCGGAGCGCGGCCGAGCTCTGCCCGGTCGACCTGGCGCACGTGGCCTGGGCCGCGCAGATGGGCACCATCGTGTTCCACCCGTGGCCGGTGCGCGCCGCCGACACCGACAGCCCCGACGAGCTGCGCATCGACCTGGACCCACAGCCCGGCACCGACTTCGCCGACGCGGCCCGCGCCGCCGGGGAGGTCCGCGCGGTCCTTGACGAACTGGGCGCCACCGGCTGGCCGAAAACCTCCGGTGGCCGGGGCGTGCACGTCTACCTGCGCATCCAGCCCCGGTGGACCTTCACCGAGGTACGCCGGGCCACCATCGCGCTGGCCCGGGAGGTGGAACGCCGTCAGCCCGACCTGATCACCACCGCCTGGTGGAAGGAAGAGCGCGGCAGCCGCGTCTTCGTCGACTACAACCAGATGGCGCGCGACCGGACGATCGCCTGCGCGTACTCGCTGCGAGCCACCGCACGGGCCACCGTCTCCACCCCGGTCACCTGGGACGAGCTGCCCGACGTCGACCCGGACGACTTCGACCTGCGCAGCGTCCCCGCCCGGTTGGCCGAGCGCGGCGACCCACACGCCGAAATCGACGACTCCCCGTACGACATCACCCCGCTACTAGAGTGGGCCGAACGAGACGCCGCCGCCGGCCAGGGCGACCTGCCGTACCCCCCGGACCACCCCAAGATGCCCGGCGAGCCCAAGCGGGTCCAGCCCAGCCGCGCCAAGCGCTCCCCGGAAGACGACGCCTGA
- a CDS encoding GNAT family N-acetyltransferase: protein MPQQTTELRTASFADLDARTLHDLLKLRVDVFVVEQNCPYPDIDGRDVEPGTRHLWLTDGDAPLAYLRILADPGGLARIGRVVVAPTARGGGHAGRLMTAALEVVGNQPCVLEAQSHLVGFYARHGFEVNGPEYLEDGIPHTPMRRAAIDA, encoded by the coding sequence GTGCCACAGCAGACCACCGAACTTCGGACGGCCTCCTTCGCCGACCTGGACGCCCGGACCCTCCACGACCTGCTCAAGCTCCGCGTCGACGTGTTCGTGGTGGAGCAGAACTGCCCGTACCCGGACATCGACGGGCGGGACGTGGAGCCCGGCACCCGGCACCTCTGGCTCACCGACGGCGACGCCCCCCTGGCGTACCTGCGGATCCTCGCCGACCCGGGCGGCCTCGCGCGGATCGGTCGGGTGGTGGTGGCCCCGACGGCGCGCGGCGGCGGGCACGCCGGCCGGCTGATGACCGCGGCGCTTGAGGTGGTGGGCAACCAGCCGTGCGTGCTGGAAGCCCAGTCACACCTTGTGGGTTTCTACGCCCGGCACGGCTTCGAGGTCAACGGCCCGGAGTACCTCGAGGACGGCATCCCGCACACCCCGATGCGCCGCGCTGCCATTGACGCCTGA
- a CDS encoding isoamylase early set domain-containing protein, giving the protein MIKRNKLFGSLTRVTFCLPRDVPPGPVSVVGCFNEWQPGRHELVARRDGTRTVTIKLAPGEYRFRYLASGGVWLDDESADQVDDSGGLLRL; this is encoded by the coding sequence ATGATCAAGCGCAACAAGCTCTTCGGCAGCCTGACCCGGGTGACCTTCTGCCTGCCCCGGGACGTTCCGCCCGGCCCGGTCAGCGTGGTGGGCTGCTTCAACGAGTGGCAGCCCGGCCGGCACGAGTTGGTGGCCCGCCGCGACGGCACCCGGACGGTGACCATCAAGCTCGCGCCGGGGGAGTACCGCTTCCGCTACCTCGCCAGCGGCGGGGTCTGGCTCGACGACGAGTCGGCCGACCAGGTCGACGACAGCGGCGGTCTGCTCCGGCTCTGA
- a CDS encoding DMT family transporter, with product MSTSRTASPAVPAPAALAARTGLIQITVTGVLWGTTGVAVQLLRESTGLSPVSIGFHRLAIAALVLLACTAGRLGTLVGALRAAPVPLLITGVGLGLYQALYFAAVALAGVSVATVVSLGLAPVLAAAWESARARRIPGPLRLGTLVAAVAGLALITTASAQPTTAAPAPLFGLLAAAGSGLGYAVTTLISRQVSQHTEPMTLTTVSTVVGALTLAPFALVAGIGVPARVSTVALLLHLGVVTTAVAYALFYAGLRTTPGSVAAVLTLLEPLTAAALAVALLHEPLPLPVLVGGALLLTAVAATYLRPPETR from the coding sequence GTGTCCACGTCCCGTACCGCGTCGCCGGCTGTCCCGGCCCCGGCCGCCCTTGCGGCCCGCACCGGCCTGATCCAGATCACCGTCACCGGAGTGCTGTGGGGCACCACCGGCGTGGCGGTTCAACTCCTGCGCGAGAGCACCGGCCTCAGCCCGGTGAGCATCGGCTTCCACCGCTTGGCGATCGCCGCGCTCGTCCTGCTGGCGTGCACCGCCGGCCGGCTCGGCACGCTTGTGGGCGCCCTGCGCGCGGCGCCCGTGCCGCTGCTGATCACCGGCGTCGGCCTCGGCCTCTACCAGGCGCTCTACTTCGCCGCCGTGGCGCTGGCCGGGGTCAGCGTGGCCACCGTGGTCAGCCTGGGCCTCGCCCCGGTGCTCGCCGCGGCCTGGGAGTCGGCGCGCGCCCGCCGGATCCCCGGCCCGCTGCGGCTCGGCACGCTGGTCGCCGCCGTGGCCGGCCTCGCCCTGATCACCACGGCCAGCGCGCAGCCCACGACGGCGGCGCCGGCCCCACTGTTCGGCCTGCTCGCGGCCGCCGGCTCCGGCCTCGGGTACGCGGTGACGACGCTGATCAGCCGGCAGGTGTCGCAGCACACCGAACCCATGACGCTGACCACCGTCTCCACAGTCGTCGGCGCGCTGACCCTCGCCCCGTTCGCGCTGGTCGCCGGCATCGGCGTACCGGCCCGCGTCTCCACAGTGGCGCTGCTGCTGCACCTCGGCGTCGTCACCACCGCCGTGGCGTACGCGCTGTTCTACGCCGGGCTGCGCACCACCCCCGGCAGCGTCGCCGCCGTGCTGACCCTGCTCGAACCGCTGACCGCTGCGGCGCTGGCAGTAGCGCTGCTGCACGAGCCGCTTCCACTGCCGGTGCTCGTCGGCGGCGCGCTGCTGCTCACCGCCGTGGCCGCCACCTACCTCCGCCCACCGGAGACACGCTGA
- a CDS encoding SDR family oxidoreductase, whose product MTIHGKVVAITGASSGIGAATARHLASLGASVVLGARRTDRLDRLVAEIESTGGTAAATRVDVTTPEDLQSLVALAVERFGRLDVLVGNAGVSRISLMADLDVEGWSAMVDVNLKGILHGIAAALPVFNRQGSGHLVTVVSTSGLKIVPTQAVYAGTKNAVRTLLEGLRQESTTGALRTTSISPGYVKTELIDNAVDDPAVREQARQNMSDLGIDPVAVARAIAFVIDQPDDVEIGDLTIRPTRQG is encoded by the coding sequence AAGGTCGTCGCGATCACCGGTGCCAGCAGCGGAATCGGTGCGGCAACAGCTCGTCACCTCGCTTCACTCGGGGCGTCCGTCGTCCTCGGCGCCCGTCGAACCGACCGGCTCGACCGCCTGGTCGCCGAGATCGAAAGCACCGGCGGTACGGCGGCCGCCACCCGGGTGGACGTCACGACGCCCGAGGACCTGCAGTCGCTGGTCGCCCTCGCCGTCGAACGCTTCGGTCGCCTGGACGTCCTGGTGGGCAACGCCGGGGTCAGCAGGATCAGCCTGATGGCCGACTTGGACGTCGAGGGCTGGTCGGCGATGGTCGACGTGAACCTCAAGGGCATCCTGCACGGGATCGCCGCCGCGCTGCCCGTGTTCAACCGCCAGGGCAGCGGTCACCTCGTCACGGTCGTCTCGACCTCCGGCCTGAAGATCGTCCCCACCCAGGCGGTGTACGCCGGCACGAAGAACGCGGTCCGCACCCTGCTGGAGGGACTGCGGCAGGAGAGCACCACCGGGGCTCTGCGGACGACGTCGATCTCCCCCGGCTACGTCAAGACCGAACTCATCGACAACGCAGTCGACGATCCCGCCGTACGCGAGCAGGCCAGGCAGAACATGAGCGATCTCGGCATCGACCCCGTAGCGGTCGCCCGCGCGATCGCCTTCGTGATCGATCAACCCGACGACGTCGAGATCGGAGACCTGACCATCCGACCAACTCGCCAGGGCTGA